From Mesorhizobium sp. Pch-S:
CCTGGCCGATCCGCTCATCCCTGACCATCATGCGCAGATGCGGCCAGTCCGGCTCCTGGTAGACCAGCGCGATCCAGCCATCGGCGCAACGCACGATGCGCCATTCTGCCGACGCACCGGCGCGCCCCGGTGGCGTTGGCGCATCCGGTTCCAGCGGAACGGCCTTCCAGTTCAGCCAGACGACGATGTCCAGCAGGCTGGCGCGTATCGTCGCCGCACTATCCGAGCCTGGTTCCCTGGCGAGGGAAGCGGAGAGGCCACAGAAGGCGGCAAGGGCGAGCGCATAGGCTTCCTGGTGACCGACCAGTTTCAAGGGCTGGCGCTCGGCGTCGCCCACCATGTTCAGGAAGCCGCCCAGTGCCGCGACCGTGAATTCGGTTGCCGTGATGTCGGTTTCGGCATTTCTGCCGCCGAAAAGCGAAAGCAGTGCGATCTTCTTCGGCAGATCATCGGCGGGGATCGCGCCATGGACCTGAGGGTCGAGGATCGCAACATCGGCCTTGCGCAGGATGCCGGTCAGGAATGCACCGTCAAGGCTGCAATCGACCACCGATTTCCCCGCTGAAAGGAATCGCCGCAGAGCCTCCGGGATTGCGGATGTCGCCTCGTCGGCAGAGGCATGGTCCTCGACCTGGATCACCTTCGCGCCGAGGTCGGCGAAGATGCGCCCGGCCATCGCAGCCGCAAGCCGAAGCGCACCGCCAGGCGGGCCGCTGACGGCCTCGATGACCGTCAGCCCTTCATAGGGACGTGCAGGCTTCATTTCAGTGTGCGTTCCCACAGCTTGAACATCTTTGCCCAGGTCGCTTCCGCTGCCTGAGGCTGGTAGGCGCGTCCGGCGGTGAAGCAGTAGCCGTGGCGGCTGTTGGGGTGAATTTGGCTTTCATGATTACCGCCCGTTGCCTTGATCGCCTGTTCGATCGCGGCAATCGTTTCCGGAGGCGTCGCCGTGTCCGTCTCGGCGAAGCCGAAATAGAGCTCGCCTCTCACCTGCGACATCAGCTTGTGCGGGGAGCCGTCGTCTTCGGTGAAAAGACCGACGCCATAGAGGGACGCGGCCGATGCAAAACGGTCGCCGAAATAGGCCGACAGCGACACGACATAGCGTCCGCTCATGCAGAATCCGACGCAGGAAACCCTGTCGCTCTTGGCGTCCGCTTCACCGTCGAGATAGCCGAACAGGCCGGCGGTGTCCTCGTTGACCGTGTCGTTGTCGATGCTGCGCAGGCACGCGCCGACGACGGCAGACATGCGATCGTCCCGGCGCGGCAGGTCGAAACGCACCGTTCCCAGCCGGTAGTAGAGATCAGGCAGGGCGCAGTAGTAGCCTTGGGCCGCGATGCGCCGCGCCATGTCACGCAGCTCCTCGCGAATGCCGGGGGCATCCATGTAGAGAATGACGACGGGGTAGGGGCCGCCGCCATCCGGGCGGACCGTGAAAGTCGGCATCCGGCCGTGCTTGGTTACGACGAGTACTTCGTTTTCGCGCATCTTATCCTCGGTTCAGCTGCTGGTGTCGGCGGCTTTCAGCTTGAAAGCATGCTGGGTTCTGTCGAGATGACGCCGGTAAGTTATCGATACCGGCCTGCCGATCCAGCTCCCTTGTGGTTCCTCGCCAACAAGATTGGAAACGACGATCGGCCCCTCGGCCAGCCGCACGGCAATGACATTGTAGGGTTGCGGGTAGTCCTCGAAATACTGCCGGTGAAAGACCACCCATGACAGGATGGTGCCTTCGCCGGAGATTTCGGCCCATTCGTAGTCCATCGAATTGCATTCGCCGCAGATTGGTCCCGGCGGATAGCGGAAGCGCTCGCAATGCGCACATCTCGGCAACGCCATTTTCTGGCGTTCCATGCTGTCCCACAGGGGCAGGTCGTAAAGCGACAGGACGCGTTGGGAGTTTGCCATGGCTCAGTGTCCGTAGATGATCGAGACGGCCTTGCCGGCAACGTCGGAGCTGTAGTGGACATGGCGACAGTCGGGCACTTGGCGCTCGCCGGCTTCGCCGCGCAGTTGCCGCACCGCCTCGAGCTGGTGGTTCCAGCCCTGCATGTAGCTTTCCGACAGATGTCCACCGCCGGTGTTCACCGGCAGGCCCTTGGCAAGCGAAATGCCATGCTCGCTCATGAACTTGCCGGCTTCTCCGGTCCGGCAATAGCCGTAGCCTTCCAGCGCCAATGGGATGTGCAGCGAAAAGCTGTCGTAGATCTGCAGTGCATCCATGTCCGAGGGGCCAAGCGAGGCCATCGAAAAGACCTGCTCGCCGACGGCCTGCTGCGCCGGTTGGTAGAAGTCGGTCAGGCGAGGCTCGAGGCTGGTGGCGCCGGTGTTGAGATCGTGCCGCCCGATGCCATGGATCGGCACGGGGGCCCGGCCGATGCGCCTGGCCTTGCCCGCTTCGGCGATGATCAGGGCGACGCCGCCATCATTGATCAGGCAATAGTCGAACAGGTGCAGCGGCTCGCAGATGTAGGGCGAGGCGAGATAGTCCTCGACTGTGATCGGCTTGCGCATCAGCGCCTGCGGATTGCGTGACGCGGCCAGTCTCTGCGCGACGGCAACTTCGGCGAGTTCCGCTTCGCTCATGCCTCGCTCCTGCATGTAGCGCCGCGCCATCAAGGCATAGAGCGCACCTTGCGAGGTGAAGCCCCATGGGGCGTGGTAGATGTAGGACAGGAAGGCCGAACCACCCTGTGCATCGGCGCCGCCATAGTTCACCGCGGCCGAACGCTGGTCATTGCCGTAGACCAGGGCGACGACTTCGGCCTGGCCGGCGTGGATGGCCATGCAGGCTTCGAGGACGGCAAGCATCGCGTCGGCCTGACCGCCCCAGCGGACATCCAGCCCCAGCAGTTCGCAACGCGCTCATAGGCAACCGTCGGCCCGACAATCAGACCATCGACATCCGTCCGGGAGATGCCGGCATCCGCAAGAGCAGCGACAAATGCCTCGGCTGCGTAGCCATAAGAATCATGCGGTTTCTGGCCTGCTCTGACCCGGGCGTGATCCGCGGGCCAGTCCGTTTGGCCAATACCGATCACCGAAGCTGTCTTGGCAGCCATGCCGGCAAGTCTCATCACGCCTCCACGCCCGCGGCATTCGCACACCGCCGCATTCTGCTTCTCTGCACTGTCGTTCATGTTGCCCAAGGGGCGGACAACTGCCGCCACAGTTCTTGGATGGGCCTTGGTCCGTCAACCGACTTAAGCGTAACGTTTGTTGAGCTATTCTCATCCAAGTGGTGGCGCCCATAGCAAAGCGGCGCTGGCCTAGAAGAACTCAACGGTTGGTCAGTTTCTATCGGTTGACGATATGAACAGCATGCCGTGCCCTGTCGCAAAGACCGGTTGCAGGAGGAGCAGGGATGGGGACGCAGTGGATTGAGGCCAATGGTGCACGCTTCCGTTACGAGCATCGGCGGCGCGACGTCGGTACGCTCGTCCTGGTGCACGAAATGGGTGGCCGGCTTGAGAGTTTTGACGGGATCGTGGCGGACCTCGGCGAGCGCTGGAGCGTTCTTCGCTATGATCAGCGCGGTGCCGGCCAGTCTGACCGCATCGCCGGATCGTTGAGCCTGGATACCCCGGCTGCCGACCTTGCCGGCATTCTCGACAGGCTGGAAATCGCTGGACCGGTCGTTGTTGTCGGCGCGGCGCTCGGCGCGTCGGTGGCGATACGGTTTGCCGCAAAATGGCCGGCGCGCGTGGCGGCACTCGCGCTTCTTGCCCCCTCGACCGGCCTTATTCCAGGCAACTATGCCGCAACGATCGAGAAGATCGAACTGCTGGAGAAAAGCGCGCGGGAGGGGACGCCGGCGCAGGCGAGCAATGGCGCGCCGCTGCCCGATCCGGCAAGTTCTGCTGCGACATGGCGCATGCTGATCGGCCTCGATCTTG
This genomic window contains:
- a CDS encoding alpha/beta hydrolase, producing MGTQWIEANGARFRYEHRRRDVGTLVLVHEMGGRLESFDGIVADLGERWSVLRYDQRGAGQSDRIAGSLSLDTPAADLAGILDRLEIAGPVVVVGAALGASVAIRFAAKWPARVAALALLAPSTGLIPGNYAATIEKIELLEKSAREGTPAQASNGAPLPDPASSAATWRMLIGLDLAADLAGLPCPTLVAAGSRDSFRPPAHVAEIAARIPKAQSLVLDTGHVMAIETPHLVAATIATFLNGIGFVPGSSGSAGVSASSGLASG
- a CDS encoding dienelactone hydrolase family protein, producing the protein MRENEVLVVTKHGRMPTFTVRPDGGGPYPVVILYMDAPGIREELRDMARRIAAQGYYCALPDLYYRLGTVRFDLPRRDDRMSAVVGACLRSIDNDTVNEDTAGLFGYLDGEADAKSDRVSCVGFCMSGRYVVSLSAYFGDRFASAASLYGVGLFTEDDGSPHKLMSQVRGELYFGFAETDTATPPETIAAIEQAIKATGGNHESQIHPNSRHGYCFTAGRAYQPQAAEATWAKMFKLWERTLK
- a CDS encoding CoA transferase, encoding MKPARPYEGLTVIEAVSGPPGGALRLAAAMAGRIFADLGAKVIQVEDHASADEATSAIPEALRRFLSAGKSVVDCSLDGAFLTGILRKADVAILDPQVHGAIPADDLPKKIALLSLFGGRNAETDITATEFTVAALGGFLNMVGDAERQPLKLVGHQEAYALALAAFCGLSASLAREPGSDSAATIRASLLDIVVWLNWKAVPLEPDAPTPPGRAGASAEWRIVRCADGWIALVYQEPDWPHLRMMVRDERIGQDKFATRQGRLENAVELAEVIEHAFLSRTRRQLHEEALSFRLPLGPVWAPEEALDDPHNAARALFEELPHPPKAQGTIFAPRLPVLWNGSAFSNTIGTTPVATAVGIS
- a CDS encoding thiolase family protein — translated: MLAVLEACMAIHAGQAEVVALVYGNDQRSAAVNYGGADAQGGSAFLSYIYHAPWGFTSQGALYALMARRYMQERGMSEAELAEVAVAQRLAASRNPQALMRKPITVEDYLASPYICEPLHLFDYCLINDGGVALIIAEAGKARRIGRAPVPIHGIGRHDLNTGATSLEPRLTDFYQPAQQAVGEQVFSMASLGPSDMDALQIYDSFSLHIPLALEGYGYCRTGEAGKFMSEHGISLAKGLPVNTGGGHLSESYMQGWNHQLEAVRQLRGEAGERQVPDCRHVHYSSDVAGKAVSIIYGH
- a CDS encoding OB-fold domain-containing protein yields the protein MANSQRVLSLYDLPLWDSMERQKMALPRCAHCERFRYPPGPICGECNSMDYEWAEISGEGTILSWVVFHRQYFEDYPQPYNVIAVRLAEGPIVVSNLVGEEPQGSWIGRPVSITYRRHLDRTQHAFKLKAADTSS